TGGTGGAAAAATGTATATAGAAATCCAACCAAAACCTAAAATCAAATTCCTGTTAAAAATAGCCGAAGAATTTAAAGAATTTGAAATAGGAATTTGTGATATTGAAAAAATGCCACCTTATGAAAGATTACTTTTAAATGTAATTAATAAAGATTTAAGTTCATTTAATGAAAAAGATGAGCTAGAGAGTGCTTGGAAATGGGTGCAAGATGTAATTGATAATGATGATTTTACAATGCATAAATACAAAGCCTACACAAATGAAATTATTTTTAAGGACTAAGATGAGATTATTTACATTCAATGACAAAAACATAAGCGAAATCGCTTTATATAAAGAATTAGTATTTTCATTAAATGAATGTATTAATAGTAAAGGTAGCGTAAATTTTTATGTATCAGGTGGTAAAAGTCCTAAAGATTTATTTATTAAATTAAGTAAAGAAAAGCTTGACTGGACTAAAGTAAATGTATTTTTAGTAGATGAAAGGATTTTACCTACAAATCACGAAGATAGTAATACAAATCTAGTAAAGCAAAATCTATTACAAAATGATGCTAGTAAGGCTAATTTAATTACTTGTATTAAAGATGAATTAATTAATGATTATGAGGCTTTAAAAAACCACGCTAATAATATTTATCAAACTCCTGATATTTTGATTTTAGGTATGGGAGCTGATGCTCATACTGCATCAATCTTTCCAACAGCTTCTAATTTAGATGAATTATTAAGTGATGAAAACCAAGCTTATCACATAGTAAAAACTCCTAATTACGATAGAATTAGCCTTAGTTTAGAAAGCATATTAAAAGCTAAAAGAATATTTTTAAATATCAGTGGAGATGAGAAATATCAAGTATTTTTATTAGCTTGTAAAGAAAAAAATAAAAAATATCCAATAAGTTATGTAATTAATTCAAAAGGAAATTTAGATGTCTATTACGCAAAATGAATATCCAAGATTATTAGCAGATATTGGTGGAACTAATGCTAGATTTGCATTAGAATTTAAATCAGGAAATATAGATAAAATAGAAGTCTTACAATGCAAAGACTACGATACTATAATAGATGCTGTAAGAGCATATTTAAAAGATAAAAATGTAAATGTAAAACACGCTGCTTTTGCAATGGCAAATCCTGTTACAAGTGATTTTATACAAATGACTAATAATCATTGGGCTTTTTCAATCAATACCACAAGACTTGCATTAGGATTTGATACTTTATTAATTCTAAATGATTTTACCGCTCAAGCACTTGCTATTACAAAATTAAATAGTGATGAATTAGTTCAAATTGGTGGAAGAGAAGCTGAAGAAAATTGCGTAAAAGCTGTTTTAGGGCCTGGCACAGGACTTGGAGTTAGTGGATTAATCCCTAGTAAAAATGGCTATATTGCACTATCAGGTGAAGGCGGACATGTTAGCTTTGCACCTTTTGATGAGATTGAATCAATGATTTGGCATTATGCAAAAAACAAATTCGGGCATGTATCGGCTGAAAGATTGCTTAGCGGAATGGGACTTGAGCTAATATATGAAGCTTTAGCACATAAAGAAGGTATAAATGATACTTTAGACGCTAGTAAAATTAGCGAACTAGCATTAAGCGAAAAATCAGCTTTATGTAGATTAAGTCTTGATATATTTTGTGCAATGCTAGGAACAATTGCTTCAAATCTAGCATTAACTCTAGGTGCTAGGGGTGGTGTTTATATTTGTGGTGGGATAATTCCTAAAATATTAGAGTATTTTAAACACTCATCATTTAGAGCAAGATTTGAGAATAAAGGTAGATTTGATAGTTATTTAGCAGCAATTCCTGTATTTGTGGTTTTATCAAAATTTCCAGGTATAAACGGCGCTAGTGTGGCACTGCAAAATCATTTAAAGGATAAATAATGTTAAGCAAATTAAAAAGCTATGAAAAATTATGGTCTTTATACAACAAATCAAAAGATACTCATATGAAAGATTTATTCGCTAATGATAATAATAGAGCGAATAAATACTTTTTAGAAGTTGGTGGGATTAAGGTTGATTATTCTAAAAATAGAATAGATGAAGAGATTTTAAGCAATCTTATTAATCTTGCAAAAGAAGCTAATTTAGAACAAAACATTAAAGATATGTTTAGTGGTAAAAAGATTAATACCACAGAAAATAGAGCAGCTTTACATATTGCTCTTAGAAATCGTATAAATACACCTATTTATGTAGATAATGAAAACATAATGGATGATGTAAATGCAGTGCTTAACAAAATGGAGAAATTCTCTCACGCAATAAGATCAGGCGAGTGGCTAGGCTATACAAATCAAGTAATAACTGATATTGTAAATATAGGAATTGGTGGCTCTGATTTAGGACCATTGATGGCTTGTGATGCTTTGAAAAAATACGCACACCCAAGACTAAAAATGCACTTTGTATCAAATGTAGATGGCTCAAAATTACAAAATGTATTAGATAGCGTTCATCCAGAAACTACACTTTTTATAATAGCGTCAAAAACATTCGTAACTCAAGAAACCCTAACAAATGCCTTAACTGCTAGAGAGTGGTTTTTAAATCACGCAGTTAATAAACGCTTTGTAGCTAAACATTTCGTAGCAGTTTCAACTAATAAAAAGGCTGTTGAAGAATTTGGAATAGATAGTAATAATATGTTTGAGTTTTGGAACTGGGTCGGTGGGCGTTATAGTTTGTGGTCTGCAATTGGTCTTCCTATTATGATTTATTTAGGAAAAGAACATTTTTGGCAAATGCTAGAAGGCGCGTATTTAATGGATTCACATTTTAGCTCGGCTGAATATTCTAAAAACTTGCCTGTGATTTTGGCTTTAATAGGTATTTGGTATATTAATTTTTATGGTGGTGGCTCACATATAATCGCACCTTATGATGAATATTTAAAGCATTTTCCAAGATTTATTCAACAACTTGATATGGAAAGTAATGGAAAACAAGTTAGTAAAAATGGGGAATTAATTAATTACGAAACTTCTCCAATCATTTGGGGTGAAACAGGAATTAACGCTCAACACGCATTTTTTCAACTACTTCATCAAGGAACTCATATAAGTCCGATTGATTTAATAGTAAGTCTTGAAAAACCACACGATATGCCAGAACACCACGAAATTTTAATTAGCAATGTATTCGCTCAAGCTGAAGCCTTTATGAAAGGCAAAAACAAGGATGAAGTAAGAGCTGAACTTAGTAAAAGTAATTTAAGTGAAAGTGAGATAGAAAAGCTAATCCCACATAAAGAATTTTCGGGAAATCGCCCTAGCAATACGATTTTATTAGAAAGAATAAGCCCTAGAAATCTAGGTAGCCTAATTGCATTATATGAGCATAAAATATTCGTTCAAGGTGTGATTTGGGGGATAAATAGTTTTGACCAATTTGGCGTTGAATTAGGCAAAACTTTGGCTAAAACAATACTTGAAGAGCTAAGAAGTGATGTGAGTTACGAGCACGATAGCTCAACTACAAATCTAATAAAATTATATAAAGAGTTTAATAAAAAATAATTTTAGGAATTTCTTTATGAAATTCCTATTTTAAATTCCACGAAAAAAGGAGAGAAAATGGAACTTTTACATAAGGACTGCAAAAGTAAATTAGATATATTAAAAGAGCATTTTGCTGAATGTTTTGATAAAGATGGAAAATTTAATTTAGAAAAATTCCAAAGCGAAATAGCTGCTAACGGGGGGGGGGATTTTACAAATGAGAGTTATAGTTTAAATTTTTTAGGCAAAAAACACGCAAAATATCTAGCAAATCTAAAACCATCAAGCTACCTTAAACAAAACGGCACATTTAATGAAAATCTAAAACAAAATCTACTCATAAAAGGCGATAATTTAGAAGTCTTAAAACACTTACAAAATAGCTATTATAAAAAAATCAAAATGATTTATATAGACCCACCTTATAATACCGCTAATAAGGATTTTGTCTATAATGATACTAGAGCTTATAAGCTAGATGATTTAATAAACGCTGGAATGAGTGAAGATGAAGCTAAAAGAGTGCTAGAGTTTAGCACTAAAAAATCAAGCTCACATTCAGCGTGGCTTACCTTTATGTATCCAAGGCTATTTTTAGCTAGAAAGCTTTTAAAAGATGATGGAGTGATATTTATCTCAATTGATGATAATGAAGCAGCTCAATTAAAGCTCTTGTGTGATGAGATTTTTGGTGAAGAGAATTTCGTAGCTGATTTTATTTGGAATAACAAATACACAACTTCTAATGATACAGATATGTCTTATCAACACGAACATATTTTTTGCTATTTTAAGAATAGGATTAATAATAAATTAAATTTATTACCAAGAAGCGAGAAACAAAATTCTGCATATAAAAATAGAGATAATGATCCTAAAGGTGCTTGGAAACCAACACCAATTCATGCAAGAAGTGGAAGTGAGCTGGGTAAATATAGTATAACTTTTCCAAATGGAATAACTTGGCAAGCTCCGATAGGTAGATACCCTAGATATTCTAAAGATAAGTTATTACAGCTATTTTATGATAACGAACTGTATTTTAATTCAAAAGGTGGAATAGATAAAAAAACTTATATTACTGAAGTTAGACAAGGAATTTCTTGTGGTAGTGTGTGGAGTTATGATGAAGTGGGGCATACACATAGCAATAATGAAGAATTATCTTCTTTGCTTGGTAAAGGTATTTTTAACGATCCAAAAGGAACTAAATTATTAAAAAGAATATTACAAATTTCAACCGATAAAGATGATATTGTCCTAGATTTTTTTGCAGGAAGTGGGACAACAGGGCACGCTATTATGCAATTAAATGCCGAAGATAGTGGAAATAGAAAGTTTATTTTAGTTCAACTTGATGAGCCAATAGATGAGAAAAAGAGTAAAATTGCTTATGATTTTGTAAAAAATGAGCTTAATTGCAAGCCAACAATTTATGCAATTACCAAAGAAAGATTAATAAGAGCTGCGAAAAAAATCAAGCAAGATTATCCAAACGCTACTAATTTAGACTTTAGTGAATTTAAGATAGTATATAAAGATGAATTAGAACTAGAAAAAATAGAAAAACTAGATTTAAGCTTAGGCGATAATCTTTTTGCACCATTTAATAACGATAAAACAAATGAAATTCTAACTAGCTATAAATTAGCCGATGGTATAGCTTTAGATATGGAATTTAAAATAATAAATATAAACGATTATAAGGCTTATTATTGTAATAAATTGCTTTACTTAGTTTTCCCACATTTTAAAAGCGAAAATATCAAAACCCTAATGCAAAAATTACAAGATAATGAGCTAATTTGTGAAAGAGTTATTTTATACAATACTAGTTTTACGAGTAGCGAACATAAGAGTTTAAAAGAAGCTTTAATTAAATTAGGCATTAAATTACAAGTGAGATTTTAAGATGGGTAGCTTTAATTATACTAATGATTTAGAATATCAAAATATAGCTATTCAAAGTGTTTTAAAAATATTTTCAAGTAATGATATAAAGGCAAATGTTAAAGAAATTCAAGAGTTTAATGGCATAAAAAATCAAAACTTTATAAATGATAACACTTATGATATTTGTATGCAAACAGGCACAGGTAAAACCTACACTTACACAAAAACTATGTTTATGCTAAATGAAGCTTATGGATATGATAGCTTTATAGTGCTTGTGCCAACTTTAGCTATTAAATCAGGGACTAAAAGTTTTTTTGAGCTATCACGCCAACATTTTATAGATGAGTTTAAAAAAAGCTTAAGTTTTTACGAAGTAAAAAGCGAAAAATCAAGTAAAAAAGAGCAAATGCCACAAAGCATAAAAGATTTTTGCAATCACGATGATAAAGCTTCTATAAGAGTGCTTTTAATAAATGCAGGGATGCTCAATTCAGATACTTTTAAAAAAGAATTTGAAAGCAATCTTTTTGATAAATTTTTTAGCATATTTCCCGCATTAGCAGATACTAAAAGTATTTTAATCGTTGATGAGCCACATAAATTTGATAAAGCAAGTAAAACTTGGGAGAATGTTTTAAAACTAAAACCACAATTTATATTAAGATATGGAGCGACTTTTAAAGAAAACTCAAACCTACTTTATAATCTAACCCCACTTAAAGCCTTTAATGATAATTTGGTTAAAGGTGTAAAAACTTTCGTGCAAGAATTTGAAATAGGAAATAAAGCTTATATTAAACTTCAAGATATAGTAGATAATGAAGCTATTTTTTGTGATGATAAAAAGCGTGAGTTTAGACTTAGCAAGGGGCAAAATTTCGCTTGTTTTTATGATTTTTTAGATATTTTCGTGCAAGATTTAAGTAAGCAAAAAGTACTTTTATCAAATGGCGTAGAGCTAATTAAAGATAAAAAATTTAATCCTTTTAGCTTTAATGATGATTTAGCTAAGCAAATGATAAATGCTTGTTTAGATGAGCATTTTAAGTTAGAGCGAGAGTTTTTAAATCAAAAGATAAAATTAAAGCCTTTAAGCTTATTTTTTATAGATGATATAAATTCTTATCGTGGAGAAAACGCAAGGCTAAAAGAATATTTTGAAAAGGCATTAAAAAGCAAACTAGAAGAAGAATTAAAGCTTGGCACAGGATTTTATAAAGAATATTTACAAAAATCTTTAAACGATATTAGCCTTACTCACGGCGGTTATTTTTCAAAAGATAATAGCGATAAAGATGATAAAATAGAGCAAGAAATAAATGAGATTTTGCACGATAAAATGAGCCTACTTAGTCTTAATAATACTAGAAGATTTATATTTTCAAAATGGACACTTAAAGAAGGTTGGGATAATCCAAATGTATTTAATATTTGCAAACTTAGAAGTAGCGGAAGTGAGATAAGTAAGCTTCAAGAAGTTGGGCGTGGGCTTAGGCTTCCTGTTGATGAATACGGCAATAGAATTACTAATAAAGAATATTATTTAAATTATTTCGTAGATGCTAGTGAGAGTGATTTTACTCAAAAACTTATAAATGAAATTAAGATATGTGATGAGTGTTTTGATATAAAAATAGATGATTTATTAGATGAGAAAATTTATAAAATAATTTTAAGTGAATATGATTTAGATGAAGATTTGATTTATGATGAGCTTTTAGAATGCGGTGTTATAAACAAGCGAAGTAAGATAATAAATGTAGATATTTTAAAAGCAAAATATCCAAAAGCATTTAGCAAAAATAACATTAAAAAAGGCAAGATTAAAAACTCTAATGAATTAGAAAATAAAGTAAAAATCAAAACTAATTTATATCCACAAATCAAGGCTTTATGGGAAGAAATAAACAAAAAAGTATTTTTAAAATACGATGCCATTGAAAATGTGTTTTTAGCTAATTTTAAAGAGTTTTTAAAAGAATTTAAAGCAAAAGATAATTCAAGTTATATAAAAATTACACAATTAAGCGTAAATAATAATCAATTAAAAAGCCAAAAAGATATTTTAAATAATAAAATAAATATAAAAACTCTAAATTATGGAGAGTTTTTGCTAGGACTTAGCACAAAATTAGGTCTTAATCTAAACACTTTACATAAAGCCTTTTATGAGTTAATGAAAGATGGTTTATTTAACATAAATGATTATTTAAATGAGCCTAGTTTGAATGCTATTTGTAAGGAATTTAATTTTTATCTTTTAAGTAATTCTAATAGGCTTTTTAGCATATCTTACGAAGAGTTTTCACACCACATTCATCCTACCAAAATCACTAATGAAAAAGGTGAAATATTAAATGAAATAAATGCTAGTGATATAGGTGTTTTAGGTGGAGATGAATTAGCAAATAATACCTTTTTATACGAGCAGATTTTTTATGATAGTAAAATTGAGCAAGAGATAATAAAAGAAGATATAAAAAGCATACAAGTCTTTATGAAAATACCTAAAAACTCATTAAAAATCCCTGTAGTAGGTGGATTTAGTTATTCACCTGATTTTGCTTATGTATTAAAAGATGATAAAGAAAATATCCATTATTTTGTGCTTGAAAGTAAAGGCGTAGATAGTAAAATCAATCTAAGAAGTGATGAAAATGCGAAAATTACTAACGCAGAAAGTCTTTTTAAAGGTATAAATATTACCTTTGAAAAACAATTTAATAATGATAAATTGGAAACAATCATAAAAAATATAATCAATAAAAAATAATTAATCTAATTTAAATTCCTTAAAGGATTTAAATTAGAATACAAGATTATATTAAAAATATGGAGTGTTAAATACTTTCTTTTATTAAAGAATTAATAAAAAATCTTTATTTGTTGGTTTGAGTTTAGCGTTTTTTATCATTGCTATTTTCGTTTTTTTAATGCTTGTTCAGTATTCATACGATATCTATAGTAAATACTTTAGTTCAACTTATGATAAATTTCTTAAAACCAAAAAAGAGCTTTGCTCTCTTGAAAGGCAATTAGAAGTAGAAGGCTATTTATTATTTTGGGATTTTAAAAATGAGTATACAAATTATAAATATGATTATTCTAAAAGCGAATATAAATGTAATTTAGAAAAAGAAGAAAAATATAAAAGAGCAATTGTAAATTATTTTAAATTAAGTAATGCAAAAATATATGAAGTGCAAAATTATAATAGCATTGATGAAGTTAAATCTCTTAAAACTCTAGATAGTTTAGAATTAAAAGAAGTTAATGAATTTAACAATAATCTAGTATTTTTTGAAAAAAGATTTTTTGATAAAAATTCATTTCAATTTATAGATGGATATAAAATGTATGTAATTTTATATAACTCATATACTAAGGAAAAAGAAGAGAGAGAATATTATATAGATGGGTGTGGTTATGTAACCCCAAAATATAAAATAAAATACAATTAAGAAGATATAATGGCAGTAAAACTACAAATAATGTTTAATTATTTATAGTTTTACAAGAATTTAAATCAATAGGATTAAATAAGTTCCATTGTTTGTTTTACTATTGATAATTCTTCGTTAGTTGGAATAACTAAAATTGGGTATTTTGAATCAGCTTTTGCTATATTTCTAGCTACTTTTTCACGCTTAGCATTTTTTTCTTCATCAATGCTAAAGCCAAGATGTGCAAGTTGCTTACAAACCGCAGCTCTCATTAAATCATCATTTTCACCAATACCTGCTGTAAAAATTAGAGCCTTAGCAGGAGTTACTGCAAGGTATGAGCCTATGTATTTTGCAATTCTATAGCAAAACATATCAAATGCTAATTTTGCTTTTTTATCACCATTTTGCATTTTTTCTTCAATTTCACGCATATCATTTGCACCACAAATTCCTAATAAACCACTTTGTTTATTGCAAATTTTATCAAGTTCAGCAATGCTTAAACATTTATTATATGCTAAATAAAATAAAGCTCCAGCATCAATATCCCCACATCTAGTTCCCATCATTAATCCTTCAAGTGGAGTAAGACCCATTGAAGTATCAACGCATTTACCATCTTTAATAGCACTAATACTTGCACCATTTCCTAAGTGAGCTGTAATTGCATCTATGTTTTTAATACCTAAGAATTTTTCTGCTTCACGAGTTACAAATTCATGAGATGTTCCATGAAAGCCGTATCTTCTAACGCCATCTTCTTCATAATATTTATTAGCTATTGCATAGCGATATGCGATTTCTGGCATTGTTTGATGAAATGCTGTATCAAATACTGCTATATTTTTAACACTTGGAGCAAGATTTATAATTGTTTTAATTCCTGAAATATTTGCAGGATTATGTAAAGGTGCTAATTTTACTAATTCATCTAAAGCTTTTAAACATTTATCATCAACTAATGTTGCTTTAATAAATTTATCTCCACCATGCACCACACGATGACCTACTGCTGCTAATTCATTAAAATCAGTTAAAAGTCCGCTTTTAGCAAATAAATCACGAACTACTTTTAAGCCATCTTCGTGATTATTTATGCCACCTAAATGCTCTAATTCTTTGCCATCAAATTTAATTTTTGCTCTTGAATTACTTTCTCCAATTTGCTCAACCAAACCACTCGCAACACTATCTTCATTAAAAAATAATTGGAATTTCAGTGAGCTTGAACCTGCATTTAAAACTAATATTTTTTTCATAATTTTTCCTTTTTTATAATTTATTGTGCTTGAATTGCACTAATTAAGCATGTATTTACAATATCTTCAACCAAACAACCCCTACTTAAATCATTAATAGGTTTGTTTAAACCTTGCAAAACAGGACCAACCGCAATAGCCCCTGCACTTCTTTGCACTGCTTTATAAGCTATATTTCCTGCATTTAAATCAGGGAATACAAATACATTTGCCTTTCCTGCTACTTTGCTATCAGGCATTTTTTTACTTGCTGTTGCAATATCTACTGCTGCGTCAAATTGTATAGGACCATCATAATTTAATCCCTCATAAGATTTTGCTAATTCGCACGCTTGTTTTACTAAATCAACGCTTACTCCACTACCGCTATTTGCAGTTGAATAAGATAGCATTGCAACTCTTGGCTCAAAACCAAAAGCCTTATAAGTAGCCGCACTAACACTTGCAATTTCGGCTAGATTTTCAGGAGTTGGATTAGGATTTACCGCACAATCAGCAAAATACCAAACCTTATCACTTAAGCACATAAAAAATCCACCACTTACACTCTTAACACCTGGTTTAGTTTTAACTATTTGAAGAGCTGGGCGAATTGTATCAGCAGTTGAACATGCAGCCCCACTAACCATAGCATCAGCGTAGCCTAAATGCACTAATAAAGTTCCAAAATAATTTCTATCTTTTATAAGTTCTTTTGCTTGCTCAAGGCTCATTCCCTTTGATTTTCTAGCTTCATAAAGTGCATTTGCACATTCATCATCTAATGATGAATTACCTGGATTATAAGTCTTAACATCATCTAAATCTATACCTAAATCACTAGCTTTTTGTGCTATTTCTTTATTGTTTCCTAAGATAATTAATTTAACAGCTTTACCTTCTAATAAAATACTAGCAGCCTTTAAAATACGCTCGTCATTTCCTTCTGGTAAAACTATGGTTTTAACATTTTCTTTAGCCTTGCTCTCTAGCATAACTTCAAATGCCATTGGGCTTATATAATCAGGTTTTTTAAGATTTAATAACTCATCTAAGCTTGTATTTTCATTATATAAACTTGCGTATTTATGATGAATTTTAGCAAACTCAAATTTGGTTAAATCATTATCAATTACATAATTTAAATTAAGCTCTTTACTTAGTTTTAAATTTATCCAAAAAGTATCAAGACCACCAAAAACTCCAAAACTAGCAACTAATACAAAATCATATTTAGCTTTTAATTCATTAACTTTAATGATTATATTTTTATAAAAAGTATTTTCATTTTTCAAATACTCTTTAACGCCTGTTGCACTATCATATAAGTATTCAGTTTTTATATTATGCTCTTTTGATAATTTATTTAAACCACACACCCCGTCTTCACAAGCAAGTGCTTGGAAAACAACAATATTTGAATATTTTTTTGATAATTTTATAGCAAGATTATCTAAACTTTCCCTGCTTTGTTTTTGAAAGTAAATCGCATTCATTGCTACTCCTTCATTGATTAAATTTCGCTAGAGTATATGCCTAAAATATTAATAAATAAGGAAGAAAATATGAAAAAAAGTTACATAAAATATTTTGTTTTCTCTTTGTTAATTTCAGGTTGTGGTTTGGCTGATCCGCAAATGGATATGAAAGCTCCAACATATGTAGAGCAAATTGAACCTAAGGCTGATAATAATTTAGGAAGTCCAGGCTCACTTTTTGGAAAAGGCTCTAATCCACTTTTTAGCGATAATAAAGCTATGAATGTAAATGATATAGTTACGATAATTATTAAAGAAGACACAAGCCAAAGTAGCAAAGCTAGTAAAAGCACGAATAAATCTTCTAATGCTAATTTAAATTCCGGAGTTTTTGCAGGATTATTATCAAGTCTTAATAAATCAGCAGATATTGGCTTTCAAACAAAAAATAATTCAGACTTTAGTGGTAGCGGTCAAGCTAGTAGAAATGAAAAATTTCAAACAACAATTAGTGCTAGAGTAATAAAGGTATTGGCTAATGGAAATTATTTTATTGAAGGAAAAAGACAATTATTAATAAACGGAGAAAAACAAATCGTTCAAATCTCTGGAGTAATTAGACCTTATGATATAACAGGTCAAAACACAATTGAGAGCAAATACATAGCAGACGCTAAAATACTTTATTCAACTCAAGGCGAAATTGATAAAGCTACTAAAAAACCTTGGGGAACAAAAGCAGTTGAAACTATTTGGCCTTTTTAACCTTGATTTAAGGTTAAAAAGACTTTATTTCTTATCATCTTCGTTGATTTTTAATAATAATTTATAAGCCTTATATACATTTGAAATTGCAGCTGCTATTCCAAACGCAAGTCCTACGAAAAATAAAGGCTTATAAATCTTAGCTAGTAAAAGCCCTAAGCCAACGCCAATTAGCACTGCAACTACAATGCTAATACCTAAGCTTAGATGATTTGCAGCATCTATTACACTTTTTACTTTTTTAGCTCTTTTATTTTCTTCGTTATGCACGAATAGCCTTTTTGAACGCATTTATAAATATTTCAAGCTCTTTATCTTCAAACTTAGAGCAAATAAATGCAGTTTCATAGGTTGATGGTGCAAGATTTACTCCATTTTCTAGCATAATTTTATGAAATCTTGAAAACTTAGCTGTATCACTTGTCTTAGCGTCATCGTAATTTAATGGGTATTTTTCATTAAAGAAAAATCCTAACATTGAACCTATATTTTTAGCTACAAAAGGCACTCCTGCACTTTTACTCTCATCTAGCATAGCATTAATTGCATTTTTTGCCCATTTATCACATTTTTTATAAATATCATCGTTTAATTGCTCAAGATTTGCAATACCTGCTGCCATTGCAAGTGGATTTCCGCTTAGCGTTCCTGCTTGATATACTCCGCCTAGTGGGCTTAGAAGTTGCATAATTTCTTTTTTTGCAGCATAAGCTCCAACAGGAAGTCCCCCACCAATAACCTTACCAAAACAAACCATATCAGGCACAACTTTATAAATCTCTAAAGCCCCACCTAAAGCAGCTCTAAAACCACTCATAACTTCATCAAAAATCAAAACGATTTTTAATTCATCACAAAGCTTTCTAAGGTCTTCTAAAAACTCTTTTTTAGCAGGGACAAAACCCATATTTCCTGCAATTGGTTCAATAATAATCACACCTATTTCACTACCATTACTCTTTGCTATAGCAATTTGCTCTTTTACGCTTTCTATATCATTGTATTTAGCTGTATAAGTATCTTTTACAGCGTTTTTACTAACTCCACTTGAGCTTGGAGTATTAAAAGTAGCCAAGCCACTTCCTGCATTTACTAAAAGCATATCAGCGTGTCCGTGATAACAACCATCAAATTTAATAAGCCCATCACGATTAGAATAAGCTCTTGCTAAGCGAATTGCACTCATAGTAGCTTCTGTCCCACTATTTACAAATCTAATTTGCTCTATCGCAGGATACAATGATATAACTTTTTGTGCTAATTTGCTTTCAGCTAATGTAGGAGCACCATAACTTGTGCCATCTTTTGCTGCATTAATAATAGCATTTGTTACATTTATATCAGCGTGTCCTAAAATGCAAGGCCCATAGCTTTGAAC
This is a stretch of genomic DNA from Campylobacter sp. RM12651. It encodes these proteins:
- the hemL gene encoding glutamate-1-semialdehyde 2,1-aminomutase is translated as MTNKEAFAQAQTLIAGGVNSPVRAFKSVGSEPVFIKKGDGAYIIDIEDKKYLDLVQSYGPCILGHADINVTNAIINAAKDGTSYGAPTLAESKLAQKVISLYPAIEQIRFVNSGTEATMSAIRLARAYSNRDGLIKFDGCYHGHADMLLVNAGSGLATFNTPSSSGVSKNAVKDTYTAKYNDIESVKEQIAIAKSNGSEIGVIIIEPIAGNMGFVPAKKEFLEDLRKLCDELKIVLIFDEVMSGFRAALGGALEIYKVVPDMVCFGKVIGGGLPVGAYAAKKEIMQLLSPLGGVYQAGTLSGNPLAMAAGIANLEQLNDDIYKKCDKWAKNAINAMLDESKSAGVPFVAKNIGSMLGFFFNEKYPLNYDDAKTSDTAKFSRFHKIMLENGVNLAPSTYETAFICSKFEDKELEIFINAFKKAIRA